The nucleotide sequence CTTGCTTAGTTCACTCACATTTACCTGGCCATGCTCATCCAAAACTTCTAAAATTCTGGACCGGCGTTGTGCTGTCTTTTTCATATCTCAATCCTAGATTAAATTAAATAATTGCTTTTCATCAAAAAAACTTTCGAAAAATACTCATTTAGTTTCATTATTCAAACAATATCAAAAGTATTTACGATTAACACAGCTAATCATCAATAAACAATCCCTCTATGAAAACATTTATATTTTCATATTCTTAACATTTACAAAATTTTAGTACATATCATCAATCCAACAAAAAAATAAGAACATACAACAAATTACCTTTCGATCGTCTCTATCATATCAACTTGACATTCATATTAAATTAAGAAGACAAGTACCTCATCCCTGGTACAAGGATAAATCACTACATTCAAAGCAATTCATGAAAATAATCTCAAAAAAATTTATCCACAACTTATAGAAACAGGAGAATCAGCATCCCATAAATCGAAAATATAAAAGAATTCAAAATAATTTATTTTCGTTTTATTTGCATATTACATTTATTTTACGGAATTTAGTAACAAGATAAAGATTATCTGGTTTGTTAGGGTTATTTATTAAAAAAGGCCGATCTCGATTCCACATTTTGAAGATCGGCTCTTTTTTTTCTATTTTTCGTCAAGTTTCCTTTCCAAAATCAAAACAAATTAGACCAATATGTATCCAGGAAAATCCATAGCTATCCTCTTCTTTCTCTTCTTACTTTCCACGGAAGTTTTTTGCCAAGATATCCCTGACGATTATCAGCTACTTTATGAGCAGGATTTTTCATCAAATACTGCCCTTAATGAATTTGAAACTACTGACGCTTCATCCTGGCGGATTTCAGACCAATCCTTAGAAATTTATAAAGCAGGAAATTATGAACCCAAAGTGAGGTCCCCGTTCAATATCGCCATGCTAAAAAGTCTAAAATTCGGTGATTTCATATTAGAGGCAGATTTACAACAAACGGGAAAGGAATACGGACATCGGGACCTTTGTATTTTCTTTGGCATGAAAAACCATAGCAATTTCTATTATTCACATATTGCTTCCAAACCAGACCCTCATTCACACAATATATTCTTGGTCAATGACGAACCACGAATAGCCATAGGCAAACGGACAAATGAAGGGATAAATTGGGGAAACACCAATGAATGGCACAAAATTAGAATTGAAAGGAATATAGATTCAGGTTCAATAAAAATATATTTTGACGATATAGAAAAACCTATCATGGAAACCAATGATTTACATTTTGATTACGGACACATTGGTTTTGGAACATTTGATGATACCGGGAAATTTGACAATATTAAAATATGGGGACCAGACTTTGCCCCTGATAACGACAGTTTTTTTCCACATCCTTTAAGGTAGATACATGGACAATTCTTCATCAATTAATTTATTCCATTTAGCCTGTGCTGCTTTATTTTTACCATGACTGGTTTCTGCGTCATATGCCTCTTGCATCTGATTCATTTCCCGATATGTCTCTATGTACAGATAGCCTATTTTTCCATCGTAATCATCAGGACTTAGCTCCATTTTTTTAATCTTTTCTTTAAACCTCTCCACAATGATTTTAGTAATATCAAAGTGCCTTTGCTCATGATTTAAACCATAATCATCTTTACTGGATGATCTTACCCAAGAGGATGATTTAAGCATAAACACTTTCGTGACCAAGTCTAACACTGCCACACCGTCTTCAATTACGGTATTACCCTCCCAAGCAAAACTAGAAAATATGGACGCTGCATATTTACTACCAAAATGAGGCTGGGCCCTGAAGTCCTCCCATTCTAATGGATGATTTCTGTGATAAAAAACGGTGTCCTCCAATTCCACCTTTTCATAATCCCTAAATCTCAAACTCACCTGCTTGGCGAAACGAATATCACTTCCGGATTCCTGATTGACCCAATCATTGAAATACTTCAACGAACTGGCCAATGATTGTTGGAGTGCAGAGGAAATCGCCCTATAATTATTCGAAGACCTTTTATATTTGGCTCCACCTTGATAATCCAATAAATGAACTAACGCACCTTCGTTTTCTAATTGAAACGTAAAATCAAGTTCTACCTTTCCCTCTATCAAACCATCACTAGATCTCATTTCTGTTATTTCACATTCATTCACCTCCAATACCACTGGCCTAAGGGATCGATCAATCGGAACACTTCTTAAAACATAGTTTGACAAAGATTCATCTATACCTCCCTGCAAACCGAGCGGCTCCGTTTCTTTAGCTTCCCGACTGGTGAAAATATTACCAATATCAGTCCTTTGCCCAAGGTTATTGCGCACCTCCTTAAAATAAAACTCATCAGGCTTTATATTTAGATATGCTGGCTTTAAAACAATTAAAGTACTTGGAGTCTGCCCAAAAACTAGCCTCGTAAAAAACAAAAAAGCAATAATATTAAAGGAGAAAAATATCAATTTTATTATTTGACTGTTCATGATCTCACTCGGGGTTAGGTAATCACCAAGTGTAATTTAACAAAAAAACTGCTGGTATCTCACCAGCAGTTTCTTCACCATCTACAAAACACAAAGTTTTAAGGCAAAATCACGTTATTAATTACATGTATCACACCGTTAGTAGCGTGAATATTCAACAAAGAAGTATTTAAAGACGCTCCGCCAACAGTTAACTCACCTAAATCAACTGAAAGCATAGCCGCCTCATTTAATGTAGTAAGAGATGCTCCATCCCGGAGATCTTGAGAAAATGCCCTTGCTGGCACCACATGGGCGGTCAATACAGCAGTCAGTGTTTCAAGTGGAATATCATTATAATCATTCCAACCAGGATTACTATCATATAGAGCCTGAAAAGCAGCATCTGTTGGTGCAAAAACAGTCAAATCACCATCATTTCCACTTACTGCATCAACTAAATCAGCCCTTTGCAAAGCCCCTACCAACTGAGTGAATTCCGGACTAGAAGCAGAAGCATAGCCTAGTGCAATTTCTGCTATTGATTGGGAAGGTGGAATAATCACATAATCCAATACGTGAATAACACCATTCGATGCCATTACATCTGTGTCAGTAATTCTAGCACTACCATTGATCCATAAATTCCCATTAGTATCCTCACTAACGTAAAAACTGCTTCCATTGACAGTAGACACCTCTCCTGCACTTACTCCTGAAGCGAATACCTCTCCGGAAAGCACATGATAAGTAAGGATATCAGCCAAATCTGGATGAGACAATAATGCCTCTGCAGTTAAACTATTATCCTGCAAAAAAGCTGCAAAAGCTGCATCAGTTGGTCCAAAAACTGTAAAAGGACCTTCCCCTTGCAAAGTGGCCACTAAACCAGCTTCGACTACAGCAGCCTCCAAAGTTGTAAAGTTGGGACTGTCAACAACGATATCTACAATATCATCTTCTTCAATGGGATTTATTTCCTCATCATCATTACACGCAGTTAAAAACAACCAGCAGAAAGTAACTGCCAGTATCATCGGAAATCTTTTCTTAGTGAATTTCATGGTTCAGTTGTATTTTGATTGATTACTAATTACAACTGAATAACTTTCCTGAGATAATTTTGTTTAACTTTAATGAATATTATTTAAACAAAAAAAACAACATAAGAACCCTTCATTTTGTCTATTACAAGATCACTTCTTCAACTCATACCATTCTATGCCTGAGAGATTAGCTCTTCTTCCCTTTTGCTCAGCAGAATAATTTTCAGAAAGATAAGAGACGATGATCTCCTCATTTTTACCTAAATCCCATAAGCCCTGTGTTGCCTGCATCCATTTTATCAAGGATTCCCAATGTGCTCTATCCCCTCTGTTTTGAATTACAAGATCAGCAGCATGACAATTCGTACAATTCGCGATCACTGTCTCATATCCTTCCTTCGCCACTAAACCTGTTGCCACATGAATACCATCTTTGACCAAATCACTATGGATCAAGGGCTCGGGTTTATCTTCCTTCTCTTCACTTATCATCATGGCAGGATTTTGATTGATAATCAATAAACCTACCATAAACACAACCAAAAATATAGATATGCCAAGCAACCAACTTAAAAGCCGCTTCAAAGCATTGATCAACTCTTTACCCATTTCCACCTACTTTTACTGCTATCCGGTGACAGGCATTATTTAAATACCCCTTGGGATTCCAACCAGGAACGACCATGGGCTGTCCTACACCATTTGAATCCGTCGCCTTGGCCCATACTTCATAATACCCATCCTTTGGAAACTTAAGCTGAACATTGAAATGTTGCCAGGCCAATCTATTCACAGGCTTTTCTAGCTGACACTTCTGCCATGTCTCTCCAAAATCAATAGAGACTTCCATTTCACTCACTTCCAATTCTCCTGCCCAAGCATGCCCACGAACTTCCAGGGAATCACCAGAACCAATCATAGCTCCTGTTTTTGGATAAGTTATCAAAGACTTGACAGGCATGGATTCTATAATACACATATCCTCATTGGCCACTTTTTCTCCCGGGGCAACTGGTTTACATGGCACACTATAAGATGGTGCTGCCATTTTTGCACCATCATGGACAATATCCCTAACAGATATACGCTTCAACCACTTCCCTGATGCTGAAGCGGGAAAACCTCCTGCCACCAACCTCAACGGATAACCATGCGCCAGCGGAATATCTTTTCCATTCATTGCAAAGGCCAACAGTGTCTCTTCCTGTAAAGCTTTGAAAATAGGCACTCCCCTTGATATCGGTTCTTTATTTGGATCCCCACTCAAATGTGTATCTGCCGAATGATAACCAATATAAACGGCTGCATCCGTCACCCCCACATCTTCCAAGACATCCTTCAGCCTCACCCCTGTCCAGTTGGCACAGGAAACTGCCCCTGTCTTCCATTGATTACCACTTGCTGGGGGATAGAATTCACTTCTACCATTTCCACCACATTCCAAAGTAAGCTGATAAGTATAATGATTAAATTTGCTTTTTAAATCCGCCAAACTAAATATTTTCTTAGCCTTTACCGCCTCTCCATCGACTACCAACTCCCAGTTCCGAACATTAATTTCTTTCGGAATAAGACCATTGTTTCTTATAAACATTTTTTCCTCTGGCGTTATTTTATCATCCAAAAGATGAGGTCGAGATTCTAGGTTCCAAGGTTTATTATTCAGGACAATAAGTTCTTTATTTTTATTAAACAGTTGATAAGGATCATCAGCCTTAAATGCTACCGGAACATAATCTTTTGGCATATTCTTCCCAAATACAATTTCTGCTCCTAATGCTGCGGAAAATGCAGCCAATGATGTATTTCTAATAAACCTTCTTCTTCCCGAATTATTTTTAGACTTGGACTTACTGTTTGGCATTCTTGTAATCAATTATTTTAATACAAAAAAATATCAATTCTTTCCGTTAAATATAACGTATCCTGCTTAATCCATTATTATTATGTTTCAAATAATTATCAAGTATCTATTTACAGAAAATTCGTATATCACCCCCTATCTGTCCTTGTCGATTCAAATCCACAGTTTGTTCCTAATCACTACAAATTCATTCAGGAGAAACAAACACTTAAACCTGCTAAACAACACTTTTTCAACTTGGCACAATAACTGAACCATGCATTTACAAAAAACCGTTCGGGATTTGAAAAGTTCGTCCCCAAAACTAACATTAATCATTTAACACTTTATGAAAAAAATAGCCATCGTTTTTGTCTTAAGCAGTTTTATACTTACAGGTGCAAATGCCTACCCAATCCCTAACCAGTCTCCCATATTGAATTTACTTCAGAGCAATAAAAATGAAATAGAAGCTCAAGATCTACCCAAAGCGGTAAAGGAAACCATCCTATCCAAAGAAAAGACCAAATCACTTCCTATCTACAAAGCTTATGAAATTACGGATGCTTCAGGAAAGACAATTTATGAAATCAGTTTTGGTTTGGAAAAAGTAGAATTCGAAAAAAAATATAATGAAAAAGGAGATGAACTAGAAGACTGAAAAACACATAGCATAAACCACCTATAATTAACCCAGTACACCCACATTTTTATGGGTGTACTTTTAAGCCTAATTTTAAACAGGCCATTTTTCCAACTGATAGGCACTGTCCCAAAACATCCACTCCAATTTTGTAGCCATTTTGAATGCCCTAAGCATATCTTCTTGAGACTTATCTCCAGCTTCATTTGCCAATTCATCTGCAATTTGGATGGCTTTTGAAACAGCCATAGAAAATGCTTCTCCTGAATAAGTATCTATCCAGTTTTTATACGGATTTTGGTTTCCATTCTGATTGGCATAAATATAATCCCCAACCTGCTTATAGATCCAAAAACATGGCAGTATCGCCGCTACAGCCACTTCAATATTGGCAAAGGCAGCTTGATTCCTGATATAATTAGTATACAACTGGCAACTCGGTGAGGGCTCAATATCCTCCGGCAAACCTAGCTCTTTAAAGTAACTTTCATGCAAAGCCCTCTCCACCACTATAGCACCAGTTGCAAACTCAGAAAAAGCCAAGACCTGATCCAGTTTTTCCAATCTACCACTGATAGTACTCAATGCCTTTCCAAATTCGCCCAAATAGTGAGCATCTTGTCCCATATAGAATTTAAACTTATCCTTTGGCAAGGAACCCTCTTTCAACTCCTTATTAAAAGGCATTAACAATATCCTTTCATACAAAGGACTAATCTCTTGCCATGCCCTTTCAGACCATTTCATATTTAATCATTTTTTTAGGTTCAAAAAAATGGTTCAAAGGCCCATGCCCTTCACCAATGGCCACTTCCCTTCCTGCCTCAATGGCCGATACAACAAACTTTCTGGCCCTTGAAACTGACTCAAGTATATCAAACCCTCGTGCCAAATAAGCAGCAATCGCAGACGACAAGGTGCAACCTGTACCATGTGTATTTGGGGTATCTATTTTATTCCCCTCGAACTTTGCATAAACATCATTATTGCCTATCAACAAATCAACTATATGCTTCCCTGGCAAATGGCCTCCTTTTACCAAAACATATTCAGGTCCCTTCAGCAATATTTCCTTACCTGCTTTCTCCATAGCTTCTGGGCATCTCACATCCTTTCCTACTAATACCGCCACTTCATCTAAATTGGGCGTCACTATATATGAAAGAGGAAACAACTCGGATTTGATCACCTCTACTGTTTCTTGTTGTATCAACCGATCACCGCTAGTGGCGACCATTACCGGATCAAAAACAACTGGGATTTCCGGATATTTCCTGAGTTCCTTCGCTACGACACAGACCACTTCAGGCCGGCTTAACATCCCTATCTTTATTGCCTTGGGGCAAATATCAGTCAAAACAGCCTGAAGTTGATCTAAAATATGCTCCTCCGGAATATCATGAATGCTTTTGACCCCCTTTGTATTTTGAGCAGTAGTTGCTGTAATTATACTTGTCCCATAGCAACCCAATGCCGAAAAGGTCTTCAGATCAGCTTGGATACCTGCTCCTCCTCCGCTATCCGAACCCGCAATAGTCATCACTGAAGGATAGGATCTTTTAGAATCATACATTTTCATTTCTATTAATAACTTTTTGACAGTAGAAATCAAAAGATCATTTAATGGATAGTTCATTCATCGGACCATAGTGACATGCCTGTCTATCTTAAGAAAACCCAAAGTAAGCTGACATTCAATTGATACTTAACTATCACAATGAATAGAGGTGAACCAAGGAAATCCAAAAGCTTTTTTACTAAAGCAAGAACAGCTTGATAATTAATTGACTCCTTTACAACATCCATTAAAAAACTTCAGGAGTCTATCTACCATAATCTGGCATAAAAAGACATCGTAACTTTTTCCTTCGTCGGAATTATCCGTTTCAGGTTCAAAGGGTATTATCTCAGCCCGATTATTAATCTTAAGCACCCCTAAAGTTTGATCTGTGGTGAAATTACAATATTAAAATGAACTCACAAAAGACAACAAATGGAATCATCTTAATTGAAGCAACTTTGAGCCAATTCATAGGACTTAACCCGGTCTTCATGATCATAGATATGTGAGCAAACCATAATTTCATCTACTTGGGCAATCTGTTGGAATTGAGATAATTCATTTTGAAGTTTTGAAGGTGATCCCACGAAAGAACAAGCTAACATTTGTTCTATTGCTGCAGCCTCTGCTTCAGACCAAACACCACCCATAGACGCCACTGGCTTTCTGAGTGGGTAGGATTTTCTTCTTATTATACCCAAAGCCATTTGATAGAAAGAAGTGGCCAACATTTGTGCTCTTTCTTCTTCTTCGGCTGCAATAATATTTACACAAGCAATTACATATGGTGTATTCAGATACTCAGATGGCTGAAAATTATCTTTATAATATTTAATCGCACTCAAAAATTGGGCAGGTGCAAAATGACTCGCAAAAGCATAAGGTAAACCTTTCTTGGCAGCCAAAACAGCACTGCTCATACTACTTCCCAACAAGTAAATGGGTACCTCCAAACCTTCACCTGGTACTGCCCTAACTTCACCATCGATATTTTCATCTGAAAAATAGCGCTGCAATTCTTCTAAGTCACTCGGAAACTCTTCTACAGTTTCCATCCTATCTCTTCTTAGGGCTCTAGCCGTAGTCTGGTCTGTCCCTGGCGCTCTCCCTAAACCCAAATCTATCCTATTGGGGTAAAGGCTTGCCAAAGTCCCAAACTGCTCTGCTACCATCAAAGGAGCATGATTTGGTAACATGATACCGCCAGATCCTACCCTAATAGACTGAGTTTCCCCAGCTACATGACCTATTAAAACAGCAGTAGCAGAGCTACCCACATTGGCCATATTATGGTGTTCTGCTAACCAAAATCTTTTATATCCCAGGTTCTCAAGCTCCTTGGCCAAATCCACGCTCCTATCAAAGGCATCTTTTGCATCGAATCCCTCCCTGATTATGGCCAGATCAAGTGCTGAATATAATGTATCTCTAAGTTTCTTCTCTGCTTCCATATAAATCTCTCTAAATAATTATCCCCTATTGATTTGAAGCCCATACCCTCTTCCTGCTAATCAGGTTATTTGCATAAGCATATTTTCAAACGGCTTCCGAATTAGAATCGTTCTTTTAGACAGAAAAAATAAGTATAAAAAAACCGAAATACCTGCGGGATATTTCGGTTTCAAATGGATGAATCATGGTTTTATCAGCCAAATAAATCTGAACTTAAATACCTATCTCCCCGATCACATGTGATGCAAACGATCACACCGGACTTTAAGCTTTCAGATAGCTTTAGGGCAGCATGCAAAGCACCACCACTACTCATCCCTGCCAGTATCCCTTCCTCTTTAGCCATCCTCCTCGTCATTTCAGTAGCCTCCTCTTGGCTCACATCGATGATTTGATCTACTCTGGTAGATTCATAAATTTTAGGAAGAAACTCTGGTGACCATCTTCTAATACCCGGAATGCTGGACCCATCCGTTGGTTGAGTACCTACTATTTGAATAGCAGAATTCTGCTCCTTTAAATACCTAGAAACGCCCATAATCGTCCCTGTCGTCCCCATTGCTGAAACAAAATGCGTAATCTCACCATGAGTATCCTTAAAGATTTCGGGACCGGTCCCCTCATAATGCGCTTTATAATTATCTGGATTGGCAAATTGGTTGAGGATATAATAACCTTCCTTTTCTGCCATTTCCTCAGCTAGTGTTCTTGAATACTCTATTGTCTTGGCTGCAGGTGTTAATATTACTTTTGCCCCATATGCCTCCATGGAAACAACCCTTTCACGTGTAGAATTATCCGGCATAATCAAGGTCATTTCGACCCCAAGCACTTTAGCTATCATCGCCAAGGCGATACCTGTATTGCCACTAGTGGCTTCTACCAGTTTATCTCCTTCCTCAATATCTCCTCTCTCCAATGCACTTTTGATCATACTATAAGCCGCACGATCCTTTACACTTCCTCCTGGATTTTGTCCTTCCAGTTTACAGAATATTTTGACATTAGGATTGGTGGGTATACGTTGAAGTTCCACTAATGGCGTATTTCCAATCAACTCAAACAATTTCATTTAAGCGTCATTTTTAAAGATGAACATATCAGTGGTTTCAGCACTTGCATTGTACATCTTGGTTTGGTAATAAATTTTACTTTTTGCAGGGACACTCTTTGTCAGCCACACATTTCCTCCAATCACACTATCCGATCCTATAACGGTATTTCCTCCTAATATACTTGCACCAGCATAGATAACAACATTATCCTCAATAGTCGGGTGACGTTTGATATCTGCATCTTCCTTATTGACACTCAAAGCCCCCAAGGTCACCCCTTGGTAAATTTTCACATTATCCCCAATGATCGTGGTTTCACCAATGACTACACCTGTCCCATGATCTATGCAAAAATGTTTTCCAATTTTTGCGCCGGGATGAATTTCAATTCCTGTCTTACTATGCGCAAATTCAGTAATCATCCTAGGAATCAGCGATACCCCTTGTTGGTGTAATAAGTGTGCAATCCTGTAGGCAGCTATGGCATAAAAACCGGGATAACTCCTAATCACCTCAGTGGTGGATTTAGCTGCAGGATCTCCTTCAAACATTGCTAGAATATCCTCATGAATGGCCTCAAACACACTTTCCAAGCCCGCAAAGAAATCTTTGGCTACAACGTCACTATCTTTATTAATCAGCTTTTTATTCCGCCCTAAAATCCCTTGAAGTTGTATAGAATAATATTGAAGCTTATCTTCCACTTCTTGGGTATCCTGTAGTATTTGTACAGCATACTCTGGGAAAAGCACTCCTAGTAAACCTTCAAAAAACTCCTGTACGATCCTGGGGGAAGGGCATTCAGGACAATGAGAATGTGATTGGTATATTTTGTCTATGAAAGATCTTTGGAAATCCATTTATTAATATGATATATCTGTTAAAGTACAAAACCCGCTCTGATTACATATGGTTCATTGTATAGCAAATTTTGGTTATCATAAAGGACATTATATAATATAGTGAAGTTCATCCCTCCTCTTCTGCCAAAAGGAATAAAATAACCTCCCCCTAAAAATAAGCCTGGCTCCCACTCCCTACTACTAACTATATCTCCATTTAAATTTTTCCTATAAGCCTCTACATTCAAGCTTTCAAACTCCGCCTGAGCAAACACATTAGGTAATACATTATAGCGATTGAATATTCTTCCCCCATATACATTGGAAGATTCTGAAAAATCGCGATACTTCATATATTGGTAAGTAATCCCTACACCCGCTGAATACCTATCCGTGATCATCACTCCTACCAATGGAGATACGTCTATATAGGTAATTGATCCAAATTGCAATCCAAAATTCCCCCCAAAATAGAGACGTTCACTGAGTGGTGTTTTAACTTCCTCATCCTCATAAAATTCTCGTTGAGCAAAAACGTCTTGAGAAATTAGACAAATGCCAAAAACTATAAAAAATACGATACCAGTAATATTATTCTTCAACAATAACATAAAGATCTTCAGTTTTTTTCTTCATTAAGTATCTTTCACGAGCAAACTTTTCCAAAAGTTCATAATTACTGAGTAATTCTTCTCTTTCAGCTTTAATTTTTGCTTTTCGCTCCAAATAAAATGACTTCTGGTCTTCTAATTTAGAAAGTTTAGAACGAAGAGTAAACTGGCTAATAATGTCATTAGTATCAATAAACACCATCCATATCACAAATAAGACAGTAAAGATAAAATAGAAGTTTTTTGTATATTTCAGGTACTTCCTCATTACATTGATGCTTTTGATCACAACAAATATAGGGAATAGTATTGACTAACGACTCCCTACCAAAAACAAAATAAAACTCATTTGCTCCCAATTACAAAATACAAATAAGCACCAAACAAAAAAAGCACCCCAATTTCTTGAGGTGCTCTTCATTTATTTTACTGAAGCTTATTTTCCTGGAAAATAAGCTGACTCAGCCAATAATTCTTCAATTCTCAATAATTGGTTGTACTTAGCCATTCTATCAGAACGGGAAGCAGAACCAGTTTTGATCTGTCCTGTATTACAAGCTACTGCCAAATCAGCAATAGTAGAATCTTCGGTTTCACCTGATCTGTGAGACATTACCGCAGTAAATCCAGCCTTGTGAGCCAATTCAATAGCATCCAAAGTTTCTGTCAAAGTACCGATTTGGTTAACTTTGATCAAGATAGAGTTAGCCGACTTTTCTTCGATACCTCTCTTCAAAAACTTAACGTTAGTTACAAAAAGATCATCGCCTACCAACTGAACTTTATCTCCAATCTTAGCAGTCAACATAGCCCAGCC is from Echinicola marina and encodes:
- a CDS encoding fasciclin domain-containing protein, with product MKFTKKRFPMILAVTFCWLFLTACNDDEEINPIEEDDIVDIVVDSPNFTTLEAAVVEAGLVATLQGEGPFTVFGPTDAAFAAFLQDNSLTAEALLSHPDLADILTYHVLSGEVFASGVSAGEVSTVNGSSFYVSEDTNGNLWINGSARITDTDVMASNGVIHVLDYVIIPPSQSIAEIALGYASASSPEFTQLVGALQRADLVDAVSGNDGDLTVFAPTDAAFQALYDSNPGWNDYNDIPLETLTAVLTAHVVPARAFSQDLRDGASLTTLNEAAMLSVDLGELTVGGASLNTSLLNIHATNGVIHVINNVILP
- a CDS encoding sulfite oxidase codes for the protein MPNSKSKSKNNSGRRRFIRNTSLAAFSAALGAEIVFGKNMPKDYVPVAFKADDPYQLFNKNKELIVLNNKPWNLESRPHLLDDKITPEEKMFIRNNGLIPKEINVRNWELVVDGEAVKAKKIFSLADLKSKFNHYTYQLTLECGGNGRSEFYPPASGNQWKTGAVSCANWTGVRLKDVLEDVGVTDAAVYIGYHSADTHLSGDPNKEPISRGVPIFKALQEETLLAFAMNGKDIPLAHGYPLRLVAGGFPASASGKWLKRISVRDIVHDGAKMAAPSYSVPCKPVAPGEKVANEDMCIIESMPVKSLITYPKTGAMIGSGDSLEVRGHAWAGELEVSEMEVSIDFGETWQKCQLEKPVNRLAWQHFNVQLKFPKDGYYEVWAKATDSNGVGQPMVVPGWNPKGYLNNACHRIAVKVGGNG
- a CDS encoding TenA family protein produces the protein MKWSERAWQEISPLYERILLMPFNKELKEGSLPKDKFKFYMGQDAHYLGEFGKALSTISGRLEKLDQVLAFSEFATGAIVVERALHESYFKELGLPEDIEPSPSCQLYTNYIRNQAAFANIEVAVAAILPCFWIYKQVGDYIYANQNGNQNPYKNWIDTYSGEAFSMAVSKAIQIADELANEAGDKSQEDMLRAFKMATKLEWMFWDSAYQLEKWPV
- the thiD gene encoding bifunctional hydroxymethylpyrimidine kinase/phosphomethylpyrimidine kinase; amino-acid sequence: MNYPLNDLLISTVKKLLIEMKMYDSKRSYPSVMTIAGSDSGGGAGIQADLKTFSALGCYGTSIITATTAQNTKGVKSIHDIPEEHILDQLQAVLTDICPKAIKIGMLSRPEVVCVVAKELRKYPEIPVVFDPVMVATSGDRLIQQETVEVIKSELFPLSYIVTPNLDEVAVLVGKDVRCPEAMEKAGKEILLKGPEYVLVKGGHLPGKHIVDLLIGNNDVYAKFEGNKIDTPNTHGTGCTLSSAIAAYLARGFDILESVSRARKFVVSAIEAGREVAIGEGHGPLNHFFEPKKMIKYEMV
- a CDS encoding LLM class flavin-dependent oxidoreductase, producing MEAEKKLRDTLYSALDLAIIREGFDAKDAFDRSVDLAKELENLGYKRFWLAEHHNMANVGSSATAVLIGHVAGETQSIRVGSGGIMLPNHAPLMVAEQFGTLASLYPNRIDLGLGRAPGTDQTTARALRRDRMETVEEFPSDLEELQRYFSDENIDGEVRAVPGEGLEVPIYLLGSSMSSAVLAAKKGLPYAFASHFAPAQFLSAIKYYKDNFQPSEYLNTPYVIACVNIIAAEEEERAQMLATSFYQMALGIIRRKSYPLRKPVASMGGVWSEAEAAAIEQMLACSFVGSPSKLQNELSQFQQIAQVDEIMVCSHIYDHEDRVKSYELAQSCFN
- the cysM gene encoding cysteine synthase CysM encodes the protein MKLFELIGNTPLVELQRIPTNPNVKIFCKLEGQNPGGSVKDRAAYSMIKSALERGDIEEGDKLVEATSGNTGIALAMIAKVLGVEMTLIMPDNSTRERVVSMEAYGAKVILTPAAKTIEYSRTLAEEMAEKEGYYILNQFANPDNYKAHYEGTGPEIFKDTHGEITHFVSAMGTTGTIMGVSRYLKEQNSAIQIVGTQPTDGSSIPGIRRWSPEFLPKIYESTRVDQIIDVSQEEATEMTRRMAKEEGILAGMSSGGALHAALKLSESLKSGVIVCITCDRGDRYLSSDLFG
- the epsC gene encoding serine O-acetyltransferase EpsC translates to MDFQRSFIDKIYQSHSHCPECPSPRIVQEFFEGLLGVLFPEYAVQILQDTQEVEDKLQYYSIQLQGILGRNKKLINKDSDVVAKDFFAGLESVFEAIHEDILAMFEGDPAAKSTTEVIRSYPGFYAIAAYRIAHLLHQQGVSLIPRMITEFAHSKTGIEIHPGAKIGKHFCIDHGTGVVIGETTIIGDNVKIYQGVTLGALSVNKEDADIKRHPTIEDNVVIYAGASILGGNTVIGSDSVIGGNVWLTKSVPAKSKIYYQTKMYNASAETTDMFIFKNDA
- a CDS encoding FtsB family cell division protein; this encodes MRKYLKYTKNFYFIFTVLFVIWMVFIDTNDIISQFTLRSKLSKLEDQKSFYLERKAKIKAEREELLSNYELLEKFARERYLMKKKTEDLYVIVEE